A portion of the Pithys albifrons albifrons isolate INPA30051 chromosome 1, PitAlb_v1, whole genome shotgun sequence genome contains these proteins:
- the LOC139680770 gene encoding fibulin-2-like, with amino-acid sequence MVLAVILHLLLTCLLLCGAAPKPTCEPSTCPPCPERDLEGPTTPTAGDCCPPCPPPCACPPYLESECEMQGFSSGHVPAGRSFYIDFARKLCTCHPGGAITCAPLCPRLPHTCQAVGSPVADGCPRCVCYDQEEMAVPAGTTTTRGTQTCTCPPHGGQLQCSGGEGKE; translated from the coding sequence ATGGTCCTGGCTGTCATCCTTCACCTGCTGCTcacctgcctcctgctctgcgGTGCGGCCCCAAAACCCACGTGTGAGCCCAGCACCTGCCCCCCATGCCCCGAGAGGGACCTGGAGGGGCCAACCACCCCCACTGCCGGGGACTGttgccccccatgccccccacCCTGCGCCTGCCCACCCTACCTGGAGAGTGAATGTGAGATGCAAGGTTTCTCCAGCGGTCACGTCCCCGCCGGCCGCTCCTTCTACATCGACTTCGCCCGCAAGCTGTGCACCTGCCACCCTGGCGGGGCCATCACCTGCGCCCCGCTGTGCCCACGCCTGCCCCACACCTGCCAGGCCGTGGGCAGCCCCGTGGCCGATGGCTGCCCCCGCTGTGTCTGCTACGACCAGGAGGAGATGGCAGTGCCCGCCGGTACCACCACCACCCGAGGCACCCAGACCTGCACCTGCCCTCCCCACGGGGGTCAGCTGCAGTGCAGCGGAGGGGAGGGCAAGGAGTGA